A stretch of Telopea speciosissima isolate NSW1024214 ecotype Mountain lineage chromosome 11, Tspe_v1, whole genome shotgun sequence DNA encodes these proteins:
- the LOC122646602 gene encoding uncharacterized protein LOC122646602, with translation MLLQKPKKNNQCVKGNRLLININVLGSAGPIRFIVSEEELVTAVIDTALKSYAREGCLPVLGSNLKNFLLYCANAGGDALNPWDTIGSRGGRNFVMCKKPQPLQETRSVGRGIPVEAGKSSPSPMISTARKGNSSWKSWLNKSISLKISSH, from the exons ATGTTGCTTCAGAAACCCAAGAAGAACAACCAGTGCGTCAAGGGAAACCGTCTCTTGATCAACATCAATGTCCTGGGCAGCGCTGGACCCATCCGTTTCATCGTCAGTGAGGAAGAGCTCGTCACGGCGGTCATCGACACCGCCCTTAAATCTTATGCTCGCGAGGGTTGTCTCCCTGTTCTTGGCTCTAATCTCAAAAATTTCCTCCTCTACTGCGCCAATGCCGGAGGCGATG CTTTGAATCCATGGGATACCATTGGATCACGCGGAGGAAGGAATTTTGTGATGTGCAAGAAGCCGCAACCCCTTCAGGAAACCAGGTCGGTTGGACGAGGGATTCCAGTTGAAGCTGGAAAATCTTCGCCGTCACCGATGATTTCTACTGCTCGGAAGGGGAATAGTAGCTGGAAATCATGGCTTAACAAGTCCATTAGTCTAAAGATCTCTTCGCATTGA
- the LOC122646370 gene encoding uncharacterized protein LOC122646370 — MLLQKPKKNNQCVKGNRLLININVLGSAGPIRFIVSEEELVTAVIDTALKSYAREGRLPVLGSNLKNFLLYCANAGGDALNPWDTIGSRGGRNFVMCKKPQPHQETRSVGRGIPVEAGKSSPSPMISTARKGNSSWKSWLNKSISLKISSH; from the exons ATGTTGCTTCAGAAACCCAAGAAGAACAACCAGTGCGTCAAGGGAAACCGTCTCTTGATCAACATCAATGTCCTGGGCAGCGCTGGACCCATCCGTTTCATCGTCAGTGAGGAAGAGCTCGTCACGGCGGTCATCGACACCGCCCTTAAATCTTATGCTCGCGAGGGTCGTCTCCCTGTTCTTGGCTCTAATCTCAAAAATTTCCTCCTCTACTGCGCCAATGCCGGAGGCGATG CTTTGAATCCATGGGATACCATTGGATCACGCGGAGGAAGGAATTTTGTGATGTGCAAGAAGCCGCAACCCCATCAGGAAACCAGGTCGGTTGGACGAGGGATTCCAGTTGAAGCTGGAAAATCTTCGCCGTCACCGATGATTTCTACTGCTCGGAAGGGGAATAGTAGCTGGAAATCATGGCTTAACAAGTCCATTAGTCTAAAGATCTCTTCGCATTGA